The sequence CGCCACTGTCAATGCCAACCTGATGGCTCTCGAACTGGATATCGGCGGAGGGGGGGAAACAGGGGAGCCGCAGAAAATAGACATTAACCGGGCCGACAGCTGGCTGCTTAAAGCCCTGCCCGGCATTGGTGATACCCTGGCGCAGCGTATCGTTGACTACCGCCAGCAAAATGGGCCTTTCCTCAATATTCAGCAGTTGCTTGAGGTTGACGGCATCGGAATCACTAGCTACCAGCGGATCGAGTCGCTAATTACCGTAGCCGAGTGATTCGGCCACCGTGATG is a genomic window of Dehalococcoidales bacterium containing:
- a CDS encoding helix-hairpin-helix domain-containing protein; the protein is MLQSRFNRYWMLVTILLVVIIAVGGSIVWLRYSPGRPVEIYLPPAQDVQGAIYIGGNINNPGFYPFTGSDSLEKLLRAAGGATVNANLMALELDIGGGGETGEPQKIDINRADSWLLKALPGIGDTLAQRIVDYRQQNGPFLNIQQLLEVDGIGITSYQRIESLITVAE